From Candidatus Babeliales bacterium:
AAATTTTGTTTTAATATTTTTCATGTAACTTCCCCTTTTGTCTCATATAAGATTTGTTCTAATACTAATCCTTTTGATGGAGCGTTTGGAAGAGTATGACACGGATTTTGTTTACTTAGCACATTTGCAAGATCATTTAAACTTAAACTATCACGCGAAGCTATTTCCAAACAAGCGCCAACAATGCGTCTAACCATATATCTTAAAAAACTTTTACCCTTAACTTCAATTCGATACGCATTCCAAGCTGGAACATATGAAACGTTCATACTATCAATGGTACGAATTGTGTCTTGCAAATCATCACCACTACAAAAAGACCTAAAATTATGTGTTCCCACAAAAATATTAAGCGCTGATTGTAAAAGCTCAAGATCAACTTTACGACGAAAATACCAGCCAAACCTTTGCACAAATGGCAACGGCCGCTCTAAAAAGAAATGATATGCATATGTTTTTTGAATTACACCATCGTGTGGATGAATCAATCGATCGAGTTGCTCAACTTTTCTAATAACGATTTCACCTGGAATAGCTTTACTCCAAGCTTTTCGTAAGACCTCTGACTCAATTTCTATGGGAGACCTCACAATGGCAACCTGACCCAAAGCATGAACTCCTGCGTCAGTGCGAGAAGCACCAAGCAAGGATATTTTTTGAAGAAATACAGAGGAGAAAGAATCAATTAAGATTTGAGAAATTGTTGTTGCACCTGGCTGGACCTGCCATCCATGATAGCCTGTCCCGTCATATGCAACAACAATTCTATAATACGTCATAAACTCTAGAGTTTAATATTCGGTAGCGCAGAAAGGCAATAATGCCATAATTCTGGACTTTTTAATCTCTTGAGCAACAAGTCTTTGATACTTGTTTGAATTTCCAGAGATACGTGATGGTAAAATTTTACCACGTTCTGTTAGAAATTTTGACAACAATACCGCGTTCTTATAGTTAAGATCGTGAACCATGTCAGGATTGTTTGTAAATCGGCATTGTTTTTTTGAAAGCGCCGTTTTTTTGCGGAATTTTTTCTTTAAAAGACGAGCGCTAATTTTTAATTTTATTTTCTTTGTCATAATCTAAACTCTTTTCGTTTTTAATTTCAGTTTATTTGTATCTTTGCT
This genomic window contains:
- the rpsR gene encoding 30S ribosomal protein S18, coding for MTKKIKLKISARLLKKKFRKKTALSKKQCRFTNNPDMVHDLNYKNAVLLSKFLTERGKILPSRISGNSNKYQRLVAQEIKKSRIMALLPFCATEY
- the truA gene encoding tRNA pseudouridine(38-40) synthase TruA encodes the protein MTYYRIVVAYDGTGYHGWQVQPGATTISQILIDSFSSVFLQKISLLGASRTDAGVHALGQVAIVRSPIEIESEVLRKAWSKAIPGEIVIRKVEQLDRLIHPHDGVIQKTYAYHFFLERPLPFVQRFGWYFRRKVDLELLQSALNIFVGTHNFRSFCSGDDLQDTIRTIDSMNVSYVPAWNAYRIEVKGKSFLRYMVRRIVGACLEIASRDSLSLNDLANVLSKQNPCHTLPNAPSKGLVLEQILYETKGEVT